In one window of Macadamia integrifolia cultivar HAES 741 chromosome 2, SCU_Mint_v3, whole genome shotgun sequence DNA:
- the LOC122060238 gene encoding uncharacterized protein LOC122060238: MAEDYEQHSMVTKETAIQALNTVIQLHFEKTLEKKRAVDQQKKELWRLFQLFFLFLALLLGAQVQSPRLQCRHCWVPIGLLSLSHLIFYVSVAQTLRCINGFKYQRRCHKLTLALATERLRHLKIRAGAEAGAAAGEMGLGEDAYELEIHYQEPPESYFAKFKRNWALHFGFLILIYAFMVSSSVVLLCF, from the coding sequence ATGGCGGAAGACTATGAGCAGCACTCAATGGTCACGAAAGAGACAGCAATACAAGCCCTAAACACCGTCATACAGCTCCATTTCGAGAAAACCCTTGAGAAGAAAAGGGCTGTGGATCAGCAAAAGAAGGAGCTTTGGAGGCTCTTCcagcttttctttctcttcctggCTCTGCTTTTGGGTGCCCAAGTCCAGTCTCCCAGGCTACAATGCCGGCATTGTTGGGTCCCCATCGGACTCCTCTCCCTGAGCCACCTAATCTTCTACGTCTCCGTAGCTCAAACTCTCCGCTGTATCAATGGCTTCAAATACCAGAGGCGTTGCCATAAGCTGACGCTAGCCCTAGCCACCGAACGCCTCAGGCATCTCAAGATTAGGGCAGGAGCAGAGGCCGGAGCTGCCGCCGGAGAAATGGGCCTTGGAGAGGACGCGTACGAGTTGGAGATACACTACCAGGAACCACCGGAGAGTTATTTCGCTAAGTTCAAGAGGAACTGGGCTTTGCACTTTGGCTTCTTGATCCTTATCTACGCTTTCATGGTTTCTTCCTCTGTTGTCCTCCTCTGTTTCTAG